The following coding sequences lie in one Zingiber officinale cultivar Zhangliang chromosome 2B, Zo_v1.1, whole genome shotgun sequence genomic window:
- the LOC122047858 gene encoding copper transporter 6-like, whose protein sequence is MGTRGGGDGMIMPPDDSMGGDGYTPMHSSFFWGSHVQILFAGWPGDRGLGMYILALLAVFATAALVDALSLAIQNLSKRRFGPRRVSMALLIAAVHALRVGLAYLVMLAVMSFNIGVLIAAIAGHAVGSLISGSGFFGLVSTK, encoded by the coding sequence ATGGGCACGAGAGGAGGCGGCGACGGGATGATCATGCCGCCGGACGATTCCATGGGCGGGGACGGCTACACGCCGATGCACAGCTCCTTCTTCTGGGGCTCGCACGTCCAGATCCTCTTCGCCGGGTGGCCCGGCGACCGCGGCCTAGGCATGTACATCCTCGCCCTCCTCGCCGTCTTCGCAACCGCCGCCCTCGTCGACGCGCTCTCTCTCGCCATTCAGAACCTCTCCAAGAGGCGCTTCGGCCCGCGCCGCGTCTCGATGGCCCTCCTCATCGCGGCGGTTCACGCCCTCCGTGTGGGTCTTGCATACCTGGTCATGCTCGCCGTCATGTCCTTCAACATCGGCGTGCTCATTGCCGCCATCGCCGGCCACGCCGTCGGATCCCTAATTTCCGGCAGCGGCTTCTTTGGACTTGTTAGTACGAAGTAG